One segment of Plasmodium vinckei vinckei genome assembly, chromosome: PVVCY_04 DNA contains the following:
- a CDS encoding LCCL domain-containing protein: MNTYYFLAICFFVFAYMCECSTNDYTFKEIFLKHKGSYCLYPENAIDNTKFDIALDECDKIAHENEGKISWFLSPEGKLRTKNGLCLKTHKNFLVVSICSPNNDEKSELWSIDHEKKLKNETDDCAQLAGNKIFSFKCNPLSTKEFEIVPFSIDELNLMKIRHTHKKLINVNPNTNVNKYDTIINDYDQIKNKIDNILNTEKEMKNEKEKIINLINDIKSLITITSPLNNYGNGALMYIYDINDIDNTKSLLQVPLDRLELDQTTLNELGIENKNVKIIIHTFLSIPKNNYYTFVAKNVTGNLIVKLNGNNILYIQNAQHNETITSEVLYLPGNILLPLYIEIASTREEKIYKNSSEQKNISFSLFWSSKNIPEQIINSLYFYMTIFEKSCYKPYQKKIYCSTTFESIAIKNQPFHFLCPSGCLPSDKTDQNSLNSTKSDTENPEKAGKNGRCLNLKAKICESAVQSNFLSNETEGIVKIIVKSIQNESGKYEDCGILLPNDTYDNSFKGITDIKLVDMDDFFTNFNLNKDIYLGYKGIVTDDKHSLLTKRDLSKRYISDIDINCDNNIKDDYEFKSGSFVVKRIKSSDLKDEQTSIVIDTFALFDKYSTKNTDEKNSNIPINFPGWTRKICKNIQLYIKYGKINTVMDYPSLLLSCDYTFENITLDNNQPIVARCLPNCFNQKNDIFGSYIYAPHSPICKSAIHSGIITNLGGLIEITKLTNITQSFSTTIDITRNGIKAIITDNKNKDSYYLTKPNGSICNYPTTYYNRNQSISSQKNNDLNKTSPVFIQLNSHAFKIPPVVLVNKNHAVLQNQLYNMHNWYNTENYKKENKFIPSENEKETPIQNKMKENKTNIINPGSDTNTNLENEIKTFEKNYNKDQFKVLQKNNQNIFSNLFNKKNNISNFHKILKDIRIEQNNYDSFLNQVQADNFTLIKKFDIITAKKKYIIENLQKSLKNIKTMTVKTFEEIYDSENVNDNYYIMDNNDAENNHTSNEVNNKNIPSNWRIEKYTDGNYFSSITNDSAAKSNHHIYASYVLYKYIKLSRGFISLDVKIPYEGNFGIIFKYKDFNNYANFIINKNEIYFIELINGVQSEKINYQKINNSFRQLGNWTKIFIEFGNKNVRAYINKTFGAGYKSENNLHGLLGFGVNNSKEKIFIDKLVIGSLDQAKYYKENMYDQAHIVNMEQSLQKKKLKGRASIDEVNGTKVGDINMISHNFNNDQINGNEPSNNEPLVNSCKPYQENFNVPLEYNWIIPLQSFWRVQKNFDLIPFFGSNTNKSNYTKIANCDNLKSNEYNQSVNEECNKKLKSEENYLYGAQKNTEDNLVIPSIVLLKKDRICTNIVSYTFSSSISLKPFSKSGIVFRVLSSDNFLSVILDISDQTGKLYLLKISKGIPYQLNTTTHIPINHDTWYNLVLLYNGSNINIMLNDENVFKTQINESTLNNNLGNAGLIVLSGESMFKNILFIPHKI; this comes from the exons ATGAAcacttattattttttagcaatatgtttttttgttttcgcATATATGTGTGAATGTAGCACCAATGATTATACATtcaaagaaatatttttaaaacataaagGATCTTATTGTTTATATCCTGAAAATGCTATAGATAATACCAAATTTGACATAGCCTTAGATGAATGCGATAAAATAGCGCATGAAAATGag gGAAAAATATCTTGGTTCCTTTCTCCTGAAGGAAAATTGAGAACCAAAAACGGATTATGCTTAAAAACCcacaaaaattttttagtaGTTTCAATATGTTCCCctaataatgatgaaaaatcAGAACTATGGAGTATAGAtcatgaaaaaaaactaaaaaacGAAACCGATGATTGTGCGCAGCTAGctggaaataaaatattttcatttaaatgtAATCCATTGTCTACTAAGGAATTTGAAATTGTACCATTTTCCATAGatgaattaaatttaatgaaaataagacatacacataaaaaattaataaatgtgaACCCAAATacaaatgtaaataaatatgatacaATAATTAATGATTAtgatcaaataaaaaataaaatagataacatattaaatacagaaaaagaaatgaaaaatgaaaaggaaaaaataatcaatttgataaatgatataaaatcaTTAATAACCATAACGTCtcctttaaataattatgggAATGGCGCgttaatgtatatatacgaTATTAATGATATAGATAATACTAAAAGCTTACTACAAGTACCATTAGATAGGTTAGAGCTTGATCAAACAACTTTAAATGAATTAggaattgaaaataaaaatgtaaaaattataatacacACTTTTCTCAGTATACCAAAGAATAATTACTATACATTTGTGGCAAAAAATGTTACAGGAAATTTAATAGTTAAATTAAAtggtaataatatattatacattcAGAATGCACAACATAATGAAACTATTACTAGCGaggttttatatttaccaGGAAACATCTTACTTCcattatatattgaaaTAGCATCTACTagagaagaaaaaatatataaaaatagttctgaacaaaaaaatatatccttTTCCTTATTTTGGAGTAGTAAAAATATCCCTGAACAAATCATAAATtcgttatatttttacatgacaatatttgaaaaaagttGCTATAAAccatatcaaaaaaaaatatattgttcgACAACATTTGAAAGTATAGCGATTAAAAATCAACCATTTCATTTCTTATGTCCATCTGGATGCTTACCAAGTGATAAAACTGATCAAAATTCTTTAAATTCTACCAAAAGTGATACTGAAAATCCTGAAAAGGCAGGCAAAAATGGGAGGTGCCTGAATCTGAAGGCAAAAATATGCGAATCCGCTGTGCAATCAAACTTTTTATCCAATGAAACAGAAGGAATCgtaaaaattatagtaaAAAGTATACAAAACGAATCAGGAAAATATGAAGACTGTGGTATATTATTACCAAACGATACGTATGATAATTCATTTAAAGGAATAACAGACATAAAATTAGTTGATATGgatgatttttttacaaattttaatttgaatAAAGATATTTATCTAGGTTATAAAGGCATCGTAACAGATGATAAGCATTCTCTATTAACAAAAAGAGACTTGTCtaaaagatatatttcagatatagatataaattgtgataataatataaaagatgaTTATGAATTTAAGTCTGGTTCATTTGTagtaaaaagaataaaatcATCTGATCTAAAAGATGAACAAACTAGTATAGTAATAGACACATTTGCATTGTTTGATAAATATAGCACCAAAAACactgatgaaaaaaattcgaATATCCCTATAAATTTTCCTGGGTGGACACgaaaaatttgtaaaaatattcaattatatattaaatatggaAAGATAAATACTGTTATGGATTACCCCTCTTTACTATTATCATGTGATTATAcgtttgaaaatattacgCTTGATAATAATCAACCCATAGTTGCACGATGCTTACCAAATTGTtttaatcaaaaaaatgatatttttggttcttatatttatgcGCCACATTCCCCAATATGTAAATCTGCTATACATTCTGGTATTATTACAAATTTAGGAGGTTTGATCGAAATAACAAAGCTTACAAATATTACTCAGTCCTTTAGCACTACAATTGATATCACTAGAAATGGCATTAAAGCTATTATAAcggataataaaaacaagGACTCCTATTATTTAACAAAACCAAATGGATCAATATGCAATTATCCAACTACTTATTATAATAGAAATCAATCCATATCatcacaaaaaaataatgaccTAAATAAAACATCTCCTGTTTTTATCCAATTAAATTCACATGCATTCAAAATACCTCCAGTGGTTTTggttaataaaaatcatGCCGTTTTACAAAACCAGTTGTATAATATGCACAATTGGTATAACAccgaaaattataaaaaagaaaataaatttataccCTCTGAAAATGAGAAAGAAACACCAATTcagaacaaaatgaaagaaaacAAAACTAATATCATAAACCCCGGTTCAGACacaaatacaaatttagaaaatgaaataaaaacatttgaGAAAAATTACAATAAAGATCAATTTAAAGTTTTGCAAAAAAAcaatcaaaatatattttctaacttatttaataaaaaaaacaatatcaGTAATTTCCATAAAATACTAAAGGATATAAGAatagaacaaaataattatgattcTTTTCTTAACCAAGTGCAAGCAGACAATTTTACAttaatcaaaaaatttgatattattacggcaaaaaaaaaatatatcatagaAAACTTACAAAaatctttaaaaaatattaaaaccATGACAGTTAAAACGTTTgaagaaatatatgattcCGAAAATGTTaatgataattattatataatggaTAATAATGATGCTGAAAATAATCACACCAGTAATGAggtgaataataaaaatattccatCAAATTGGAGAATTGAAAAATACACAGACGGGAACTATTTCTCATCTATAACAAACGATAGTGCTGCAAAATCGAACCACCACATATATGCATCTTATGtactttataaatatattaaattgtcTAGAGGGTTTATATCTTTAGATGTAAAAATACCATACGAAGGGAATTttggaattatttttaaatataaagattTTAATAACTATgccaattttattattaataaaaatgaaatatattttattgaacTAATAAATGGCGTTcaaagtgaaaaaataaattatcaaaaaattaataactCATTTAGACAATTAGGAAACTGGacgaaaatatttatcgaATTTGGTAACAAAAATGTTAGAgcatacataaataaaacatttggAGCTGGATATAAATcggaaaataatttacacGGATTATTAGGCTTTGGagtaaataattcaaaagaaaaaatatttatagataAATTAGTTATAGGTTCTTTAGACCAAGCTAAGTATTATAAGGAAAATATGTATGATCAGGCACACATTGTAAATATGGAACAAAGcttacaaaaaaagaagttAAAAGGTAGGGCAAGCATAGACGAAGTAAATGGTACGAAAGTTGGTGACATTAACATGATTAgtcataattttaataatgatCAGATAAATGGTAATGAACCTAGCAACAATGAGCCCTTAGTAAACTCATGCAAACCATATCAAGAAAATTTCAATGTTCCTCTCGAATATAATTGGATTATACCTTTGCAGTCTTTTTGGAGGgttcaaaaaaattttgacctaattccattttttggTTCAAACACAAATAAAAGTAACTATACAAAAATTGCTAACTGCGATAATCTAAAAAGCAATGAATACAATCAAAGTGTGAATGAagaatgtaataaaaaattaaaaagtgaagaaaattatttatatgggGCCCAAAAAAATACTGAAGATAACTTGGTTATACCATCTATTGtgcttttaaaaaaagacagAATATGCACTAATATAGTATCATATACATTTAGTTCATCTATTTCTTTAAAACCATTTTCAAAATCAGGAATCGTTTTTAGGGTTTTATCATCAGATAATTTCTTATCAGTTATATTAGATATTTCAGATCAAACAGGAAAATTGtatcttttaaaaatcTCAAAAGGAATTCCATATCAATTAAATACAACAACACATATACCAATCAATCACGACACTTGGTATAATttagtattattatataacggatcaaatataaatattatgttaaatgatgaaaatgtttttaaaacacAAATTAATGAGTCtacattaaataataatttaggGAATGCTGGACTAATCGTTTTAAGTGGAGAATCGATgtttaaaaacattttatttattcctcataaaatttaa
- a CDS encoding 60S ribosomal protein L32, putative, which produces MAVKKVGKIIKKRTKKFTRFQSNRFMRVKPAWRKPRGIDCRVRRRYKGTNLMPSIGYGSNKKTRHLLPNNKYKYIVKNVKEMEPLIMNNNKYCVEIAHNVSSKKRKEIIERAKQMNVSVINAKARLQKTEE; this is translated from the exons ATGGCAGTAAAAAAAGTTGGAAAAATCATTAAAAAGAGAACTAAGAAGTTCACTCGATTTCAGTCCAATAGGTTTATGCGTGTTAAG CCCGCATGGAGAAAACCAAGAGGTATTGATTGCCGTGTAAGAAGGAGATATAAAGGAACCAACTTAATGCCAAGTATTGGATATGGAAGCAACAAGAAAACACGACACTTATtaccaaataataaatataaatacattgtaaaaaatgttaaagaAATGGAACCTCTAATTATGAATAACAACAAATACTGTGTTGAAATTGCTCATAATGTCTCAAGCAAAAAgagaaaagaaataattgaaAGAGCAAAACAAATGAATGTTTCCGTTATTAACGCCAAAGCCAGATTACAAAAAACAGaagaataa